From a single Gemmatimonadaceae bacterium genomic region:
- a CDS encoding FTR1 family protein, with product MPPAEPIESSDTPIRPWSPTAGNAPGARRARRIATRLALVLAVLAVASVLAWQAVTASGNPDPTAAHASGAVAMFDIGVLTFREGLECILVLAAITASMVGGEQPYRRPVAAGAGVAFAATLATWFAVAGVMTRLSENIPALDLQAVTGLVAILVLLLVMNWFFHKVYWTGWISVHTRRKKELMHGAGVANRPPAEPTPAISRRRLLWGLGLLGFTSLYREGFEVVLFLQSYRLQLGDLIVLRGVLVGLALTSVVAVLTFVAQRRLPYRKMLVLTGVLLGGVLLVMVGEQVQEMQLARWIPTTTIHPLRTFIPGWVGLWFSVFPTVQTLGAQLLAALLVIGSYVVARARVAAGAEA from the coding sequence ATGCCGCCAGCCGAGCCAATCGAGTCGTCTGATACCCCCATCCGGCCGTGGTCGCCCACGGCCGGCAATGCCCCCGGGGCGCGCCGCGCACGCCGCATCGCCACCCGCCTTGCGCTCGTGCTCGCGGTGCTCGCGGTGGCCTCCGTGCTCGCCTGGCAGGCGGTGACGGCCTCCGGCAACCCCGATCCCACAGCAGCCCACGCCTCCGGTGCCGTGGCGATGTTCGACATCGGCGTGCTCACCTTCCGCGAGGGGTTGGAGTGCATCCTCGTCCTCGCCGCGATCACGGCCAGCATGGTGGGGGGCGAACAACCGTATCGCCGTCCGGTGGCGGCGGGAGCCGGCGTCGCATTCGCGGCGACGCTCGCCACCTGGTTTGCGGTGGCCGGCGTGATGACGCGGCTCTCGGAGAACATTCCCGCGCTCGACCTGCAGGCCGTTACGGGGCTCGTGGCCATTCTGGTGTTGCTGCTCGTCATGAACTGGTTCTTCCACAAGGTCTACTGGACGGGCTGGATCAGCGTGCACACGCGCCGGAAGAAGGAACTGATGCACGGTGCGGGGGTGGCCAACCGGCCGCCTGCTGAGCCCACGCCGGCGATCTCCCGCCGCCGGCTCCTCTGGGGGCTCGGGCTGCTCGGCTTCACCTCGCTCTACCGCGAGGGGTTCGAGGTCGTGCTTTTCCTGCAGAGTTACCGGCTGCAACTGGGCGACCTGATCGTGCTGCGCGGAGTGCTCGTGGGACTCGCGCTCACGTCCGTCGTCGCCGTGCTGACCTTCGTGGCCCAGCGGCGGCTCCCGTACCGCAAGATGCTGGTGCTCACCGGCGTGCTCCTGGGCGGCGTGCTGCTCGTGATGGTGGGCGAACAGGTACAGGAGATGCAGCTGGCGCGCTGGATTCCCACGACCACGATACACCCGTTGCGCACGTTCATCCCGGGTTGGGTGGGACTCTGGTTCTCCGTGTTTCCCACGGTGCAGACATTGGGCGCGCAGCTCCTCGCCGCGCTGCTCGTGATCGGATCGTACGTGGTGGCGCGGGCGCGCGTGGCGGCGGGGGCGGAGGCCTAG
- a CDS encoding MarR family transcriptional regulator, whose translation MKRSTSADRCAEAVVDAGLAVSRLVRAQLRRTRPRGLTLPQLRALAFVNADPACAPSQVAEYLMLSRPAVTRLLDGLVRRKLVTRHPDPSDRRRLRLALTSAGRAHLESYFATARAIVAARLGALSARDRRAVERAMRLVFPLIAATPSEDA comes from the coding sequence GTGAAGCGTAGCACGAGCGCCGACCGGTGCGCCGAGGCCGTGGTGGACGCCGGGCTCGCCGTGTCGCGACTCGTGCGCGCCCAGTTGCGCCGCACCCGGCCCCGCGGGCTCACCCTGCCCCAGTTGCGCGCCCTGGCGTTCGTGAATGCCGACCCGGCCTGCGCTCCGTCGCAGGTGGCCGAGTACCTGATGCTCAGCCGCCCGGCCGTCACGCGCCTGTTGGACGGGCTCGTGCGCCGCAAGCTGGTCACGCGACATCCCGATCCCAGCGACCGCCGGCGACTCCGCCTCGCGCTCACGAGCGCCGGCCGCGCCCACCTCGAGTCGTACTTCGCCACCGCCCGCGCGATCGTCGCGGCGCGACTCGGCGCCCTCTCGGCGCGCGACCGCCGTGCAGTGGAACGCGCCATGCGCCTCGTGTTTCCCCTCATCGCCGCCACGCCCTCCGAGGACGCCTAG
- a CDS encoding DHA2 family efflux MFS transporter permease subunit — protein sequence MDQDRGKWVIAGTVMIGNIMAVLDSSIVNVALPDMAGNLGATVEEITWVVTGYILANVLVMPIVGMLSARYGRKRLYMVAIAVFTGASMMCGMAHTLPVLVLYRAVQGMAGGVLITVPQAVLRESFPPAEQGLAMGVYGMGVVLAPAIGPTLGGWLTDRYSWPWVFFINVPIGIINLFMVQRVLRDPPYLERRRDPLDVPGLAFMILGLGAFQLMLEEGQQDDWFQSAFIVRLAVVAAIGMVLFVWRELTTERPAVNLRILRNVSFAAATFLGGVMGAGLSGTLFILPLFLEGLLGFTAMDAGLALMPRSLAMLVVMPIAGRLYNRTGARWMVALGLMFLVVGHWQLSHLTTQTGIWDLVLPQVWTGAGFSFLFAALSTAALSAIPKARMTAATGVYNVVRQVMGSIGIAVFATALTHGQQRYYALLAEHSSSIVARQWLRDVTGQMQALGASLGVAQHRALQLLGLRVSAQATVLSYNDIFAALAITFAAVAPLILLLPRKVDHSEPIEIAVE from the coding sequence GTGGATCAGGACCGCGGCAAATGGGTGATCGCCGGCACGGTGATGATCGGCAACATCATGGCCGTGCTCGACTCGAGCATCGTCAACGTCGCGCTCCCCGACATGGCGGGCAACCTCGGCGCCACGGTCGAGGAGATCACGTGGGTGGTGACCGGGTACATCCTGGCCAACGTGCTGGTGATGCCGATCGTCGGCATGCTGAGCGCACGCTACGGCCGCAAGCGGCTGTACATGGTCGCGATCGCCGTGTTCACCGGGGCCTCCATGATGTGCGGCATGGCGCACACCCTGCCCGTGCTCGTGCTCTATCGCGCCGTGCAGGGGATGGCGGGCGGCGTGCTGATCACCGTGCCGCAGGCCGTGCTGCGCGAGAGCTTCCCGCCCGCCGAACAGGGACTGGCGATGGGCGTGTACGGGATGGGGGTGGTGCTGGCGCCGGCCATCGGTCCCACGCTCGGCGGGTGGCTCACCGATCGGTACTCCTGGCCATGGGTGTTCTTCATCAACGTGCCGATCGGAATCATCAACCTGTTCATGGTGCAGCGCGTGCTGCGCGATCCGCCGTACCTGGAGCGCAGGCGTGACCCGCTCGACGTGCCGGGGCTGGCATTCATGATCCTGGGGCTGGGCGCGTTCCAGCTCATGCTCGAGGAGGGCCAGCAGGACGACTGGTTCCAGTCCGCCTTCATCGTGCGGCTGGCGGTGGTGGCGGCAATCGGGATGGTGCTGTTCGTCTGGCGCGAGCTGACCACCGAGCGCCCCGCGGTGAATCTGCGCATCCTGCGGAACGTGTCGTTCGCCGCGGCCACGTTCCTGGGCGGGGTGATGGGCGCGGGACTGAGCGGCACGCTGTTCATCCTTCCGCTGTTCCTGGAGGGGCTGCTGGGATTCACGGCGATGGACGCGGGGCTCGCGCTCATGCCGCGCAGCCTCGCGATGCTCGTGGTGATGCCGATCGCGGGCCGCCTGTACAACCGGACAGGGGCGCGGTGGATGGTGGCGCTGGGGTTGATGTTCCTCGTCGTGGGCCACTGGCAGCTCTCGCACCTCACGACGCAGACCGGGATCTGGGATCTGGTGCTGCCGCAGGTGTGGACCGGCGCGGGGTTCAGCTTTCTGTTCGCAGCGCTGAGCACGGCGGCGCTCTCTGCAATTCCGAAGGCCCGGATGACGGCGGCCACGGGGGTGTACAACGTGGTGCGGCAGGTGATGGGCAGCATCGGGATCGCGGTCTTCGCGACCGCGCTCACGCACGGACAGCAGCGGTACTACGCCCTGCTGGCCGAGCACTCATCGAGCATCGTGGCGCGGCAGTGGCTGCGCGACGTGACGGGCCAGATGCAGGCGTTGGGGGCGAGCCTCGGAGTGGCGCAGCACCGCGCGCTGCAGTTGCTCGGATTGCGAGTGAGCGCGCAGGCGACGGTGCTGTCGTACAACGACATCTTCGCGGCCCTCGCGATCACGTTCGCGGCGGTGGCTCCGCTCATCCTGCTGCTGCCGCGGAAAGTGGACCACAGTGAGCCGATCGAGATCGCCGTGGAGTAG
- a CDS encoding competence/damage-inducible protein A, protein MKIELVTIGDELLLGFTIDTNAAYIARHLADIGVEIERRTTVGDEATQIAAAVRDGLDRAGAVITTGGLGPTSDDLTKPSIAVLFGREMRFDEEHFAWMAERWRTRFGREIPAANRQQAMIPEGATKLRNNHGSAPGIWLEDDLGHWVAMLPGVPREMRGMLDDTLLPMLRARVGGDRVVRSLTLRTTGLAESLIAERVAAIPGGVPEASLAYLPNVDGVDLRLTVRGLPAAEADRRLDAAAGRLRAAFDADLYGDGDTDLAAAVLDSCRERGLRIAVGESCTGGMVGERLTRIPGASDVFVGGAIAYANEIKTSLLGVPAATIRAHGAVSEPVARAMATGARERTGAGIGLAVTGIAGPDGGTPEKPVGTVWIAADVAGDVRAVPLHLWGDRQEVRQRAAQAALNLVRRMLAAAG, encoded by the coding sequence ATGAAGATTGAACTGGTCACGATCGGGGACGAACTGCTCCTCGGCTTCACCATCGATACGAATGCCGCGTACATCGCCCGCCATCTGGCCGACATCGGCGTCGAGATCGAACGCCGCACCACGGTAGGCGACGAAGCCACGCAGATCGCAGCGGCGGTGCGCGACGGCCTCGACCGCGCCGGCGCCGTGATCACCACCGGCGGCCTCGGCCCCACCAGCGACGACCTCACCAAGCCCTCCATCGCCGTGCTGTTCGGACGCGAGATGCGCTTCGACGAGGAACACTTCGCCTGGATGGCCGAGCGGTGGCGCACCCGCTTCGGGCGGGAGATCCCCGCTGCCAACCGCCAGCAGGCGATGATTCCCGAGGGCGCCACCAAGCTTCGCAACAACCACGGCTCCGCCCCCGGCATCTGGCTGGAAGACGACCTCGGCCATTGGGTGGCCATGCTGCCTGGCGTGCCGCGCGAGATGCGGGGCATGCTCGATGACACGCTGCTGCCCATGCTCCGCGCGCGCGTGGGCGGCGACCGCGTGGTCCGATCGCTCACGCTGCGCACCACCGGGTTGGCCGAATCGCTGATCGCCGAGCGCGTGGCGGCGATCCCCGGCGGCGTGCCCGAGGCGTCGCTTGCCTATCTTCCCAACGTCGACGGCGTCGATCTGCGGCTCACGGTGCGCGGCCTGCCGGCGGCCGAGGCCGACCGCCGTCTGGACGCCGCGGCCGGCCGGCTGCGCGCTGCGTTCGACGCCGATCTGTACGGCGACGGCGACACGGACCTCGCGGCCGCCGTGCTGGACTCCTGTCGCGAGCGCGGACTCAGGATAGCCGTGGGAGAGAGCTGCACCGGCGGCATGGTGGGCGAGCGGCTGACGCGTATTCCCGGGGCGAGCGACGTGTTCGTGGGCGGCGCGATCGCCTACGCCAACGAGATCAAGACCTCACTGCTCGGCGTGCCCGCCGCGACGATCCGCGCGCACGGGGCGGTGAGCGAACCGGTCGCCCGTGCGATGGCTACTGGCGCGCGCGAGCGCACCGGCGCCGGGATCGGCCTGGCGGTCACCGGCATCGCGGGTCCCGACGGCGGCACTCCCGAGAAGCCGGTGGGAACGGTGTGGATCGCCGCCGATGTTGCCGGCGACGTGCGTGCCGTGCCGCTCCACTTGTGGGGCGATCGGCAGGAGGTTCGCCAGCGCGCGGCGCAGGCGGCGCTCAATCTCGTGCGCAGGATGCTCGCCGCCGCTGGCTGA
- a CDS encoding CDP-alcohol phosphatidyltransferase family protein gives MNLPNWLSAGRIVAAPFIAWLPFSGSSTLRFTAWALFALAAITDYIDGYLARSRAQETDLGRLLDPLADKLLLVATLVPMFVLTGSGTSASLVSPLHLPMVAGSVGAVMKTSGLAAFPFVTPFGLVGLPWWIPVVILGREAFMSVFRQIARSRGVVISAIGPAKWKTAMQLVWVGSAFFWFFIATVAVNRQWSGDGWRYFANFNGIVGVFMMIGATVLTIYSLWLYLSRFGRLLGAAPR, from the coding sequence GTGAACCTCCCGAACTGGCTGAGCGCGGGGCGCATCGTCGCGGCGCCGTTCATCGCCTGGCTGCCCTTCTCCGGGTCGTCCACGCTCCGCTTCACCGCCTGGGCCCTGTTCGCCCTCGCCGCCATCACCGACTACATCGACGGCTACCTCGCCCGGTCGCGTGCGCAGGAAACCGACCTCGGCCGGCTCCTCGATCCGCTCGCCGACAAGCTCCTCCTCGTGGCCACCCTCGTCCCGATGTTCGTGCTCACCGGGTCGGGGACCTCGGCGTCGCTCGTCTCGCCGCTCCATCTCCCGATGGTGGCCGGATCCGTCGGCGCCGTGATGAAGACCAGCGGTCTCGCCGCCTTCCCGTTCGTGACCCCGTTCGGTCTCGTCGGGCTCCCCTGGTGGATCCCGGTCGTCATACTCGGCCGCGAGGCGTTCATGTCCGTGTTCCGGCAGATCGCCCGCTCGCGCGGCGTCGTCATCTCCGCCATTGGCCCCGCCAAGTGGAAGACGGCCATGCAGCTCGTGTGGGTGGGCTCGGCCTTCTTCTGGTTCTTCATTGCCACGGTGGCCGTGAACCGCCAGTGGAGCGGTGACGGATGGCGCTATTTCGCGAACTTCAATGGCATCGTCGGCGTGTTCATGATGATCGGCGCCACGGTGCTCACCATCTACTCGCTCTGGCTGTACCTGAGCCGCTTCGGGCGGCTCCTCGGCGCCGCGCCGCGCTGA
- a CDS encoding GTPase domain-containing protein → MSMINYASREINCKIVYYGPGLGGKTSNLEHVYGKVQPDTRGKLISLATETERTLFFDFLPVDLGTIRGFKTRFHLYTVPGQVYYNASRKLILKGVDGIIFVGDSQLERMEANQEAMQNLYDNMSEYGYDLTKMPFVVQYNKRDLPNAAPVADLQAALNPGWEVSDVVRQRVTPDPYHAGENLIERLPTGEWMERAQYFEAVAISGDGVFETLRAVSKLVLKSLA, encoded by the coding sequence ATGTCGATGATCAACTACGCGTCGCGCGAGATCAACTGCAAGATCGTCTACTACGGCCCGGGGTTGGGCGGCAAGACGTCGAACCTCGAGCACGTCTACGGCAAGGTGCAGCCCGACACGCGCGGCAAGCTCATCTCGCTCGCCACCGAGACCGAGCGCACCCTGTTCTTCGACTTCCTGCCCGTGGACCTCGGCACGATCCGTGGGTTCAAGACCCGGTTCCACCTGTATACGGTGCCCGGCCAGGTGTATTACAACGCCAGCCGCAAGCTCATCCTCAAAGGCGTGGACGGGATCATCTTCGTGGGCGACTCGCAGCTCGAGCGGATGGAGGCCAACCAGGAGGCCATGCAGAACCTGTACGACAACATGTCCGAGTACGGGTACGACCTCACGAAAATGCCATTCGTTGTTCAGTATAACAAGCGCGACCTGCCGAACGCGGCGCCGGTGGCCGATCTCCAGGCCGCCCTCAATCCGGGGTGGGAAGTGTCCGACGTGGTCCGCCAGCGCGTGACGCCCGATCCGTATCACGCAGGCGAGAACCTCATCGAGCGGCTCCCCACGGGTGAGTGGATGGAACGTGCCCAGTACTTCGAAGCCGTGGCGATCAGCGGCGACGGCGTGTTCGAGACGCTGCGCGCGGTGAGCAAGCTCGTGCTCAAGTCGCTGGCCTGA
- a CDS encoding roadblock/LC7 domain-containing protein, with protein sequence MSVGAASWSFTEGDSNAITVALQRFLTDSSARCALLVDRTGQLVATVGEQPKFDPTTFASLTAADFSANDQLAQLIGESDFNSLFHQGEKESMYLADVAGRVILVVLFDNRTTLGLVRLKMKQTVEELRRLFEAVFTRGTSGQPAAPNILAGADDEIDKLFQ encoded by the coding sequence ATGTCCGTTGGCGCAGCGAGCTGGTCATTCACGGAGGGCGACTCCAATGCCATCACGGTGGCGTTGCAGCGATTCCTCACGGACAGCAGTGCGCGGTGCGCGCTATTGGTGGATCGCACAGGGCAGCTCGTGGCCACGGTCGGCGAGCAGCCGAAGTTCGATCCCACGACGTTCGCCTCGCTGACCGCCGCCGATTTCAGTGCCAACGACCAGTTGGCTCAGCTCATCGGCGAGTCGGATTTCAACTCGCTCTTCCACCAGGGTGAGAAGGAATCGATGTATCTGGCGGACGTCGCGGGGCGCGTCATTCTGGTCGTCCTGTTCGACAACCGCACCACCCTTGGCCTGGTCCGTCTCAAGATGAAGCAGACAGTCGAAGAACTCAGGCGACTCTTCGAAGCGGTGTTCACGCGCGGCACGTCGGGACAACCGGCGGCGCCCAACATTCTCGCCGGCGCCGACGACGAGATCGACAAGCTGTTCCAGTAA
- the recR gene encoding recombination mediator RecR produces the protein MSAIDELATEFAKLPGIGRKTALRLTYHLLKQPTEQSRRLAQTLLTLGERVQPCERCFNLTEEALCVICRDPRRDQAVVCVVEEASDIGAIERAGEFRGVYHVLGGRLSPLEGVGPDDLNVAQLVERARAGKVREVIVATNPSLEGEATALLVQRELATAGAAEVSVTRIALGLPVGGDLEYADGVTIARALSARRAM, from the coding sequence GTGTCCGCGATCGACGAGTTGGCTACCGAATTCGCCAAGCTGCCGGGCATCGGTCGCAAGACCGCGCTCCGGCTTACCTACCATTTGCTCAAGCAGCCAACGGAGCAGAGCCGGCGGCTGGCGCAGACGCTGCTGACGTTGGGTGAACGGGTGCAGCCGTGCGAGCGGTGCTTCAACCTCACCGAAGAAGCGCTGTGTGTGATCTGCCGCGATCCGCGCCGGGATCAGGCGGTGGTATGTGTGGTGGAAGAGGCCTCGGACATCGGCGCCATCGAGCGGGCAGGAGAGTTTCGCGGCGTGTACCACGTACTGGGCGGGCGGTTGTCCCCGCTCGAAGGCGTGGGTCCGGACGATCTCAACGTGGCGCAGCTGGTCGAGCGGGCGCGTGCAGGGAAGGTACGGGAGGTGATCGTGGCCACCAATCCGAGCCTCGAGGGCGAGGCGACTGCGCTGCTCGTGCAGCGGGAGCTTGCGACCGCGGGCGCTGCGGAGGTGTCGGTCACGCGCATCGCGTTGGGGTTGCCGGTGGGCGGTGATCTCGAGTATGCAGACGGGGTGACCATTGCCCGGGCGCTGTCGGCGCGGAGGGCGATGTAG
- a CDS encoding YbaB/EbfC family nucleoid-associated protein, with the protein MKILQQAQEMQGKVQQMQAELEQMVVTGAAGGGLVTVEVNGTGAVKAVKIDPSVVNPADVEMLEDLVVVAVTEAQKKAQAQAQEHMGALTGGLQLPFKLPF; encoded by the coding sequence ATGAAGATCCTGCAGCAGGCGCAGGAGATGCAGGGCAAGGTCCAACAGATGCAGGCCGAGCTGGAGCAGATGGTCGTCACCGGGGCCGCCGGCGGCGGCTTGGTGACCGTGGAGGTCAATGGCACCGGGGCGGTCAAGGCCGTGAAGATCGATCCCTCGGTGGTCAATCCGGCCGACGTTGAAATGCTGGAAGATCTGGTCGTGGTTGCAGTTACGGAGGCACAAAAGAAGGCACAGGCTCAGGCGCAGGAGCACATGGGTGCGCTGACCGGCGGACTTCAGCTTCCGTTCAAGCTGCCGTTCTAA